The following are encoded together in the Triticum dicoccoides isolate Atlit2015 ecotype Zavitan chromosome 6B, WEW_v2.0, whole genome shotgun sequence genome:
- the LOC119323929 gene encoding uncharacterized protein LOC119323929: MIRPPITPQRHQPILPSLPQPSNRCIRHGYACRLPDLVWMRAVAPPTPDLSLASSHLHLVRNRRRRAGCCSYGGHRLGEGRPVAVGSDPRRGGVSKAAEWRDSGLMDPTPDAASPCCPDLDDGEPRLPTGGGWRSRGEDGGAWSDPGGSGRDGYISGGFGLEAAGSGEIEGRWRHGPPGDPCSPRKRDRGERRSR; this comes from the exons ATGATTCGACCTCCTATTACTCCACAACGACACCAACCCATACTCCCTTCCCTTCCACAGCCAAGCAACCGCTGCATCAGGCACGGGTACGCATGCCGACTGCCTGATCTGGTATGGATGCGCGCGGTAGCTCCTCCCACCCCTGATCTTTCCTTGGCAAGCTCACATCTCCACCTGGTCCGCAACAGGAGACGCCGCGCTGGGTGTTGTAGCTACGGAGGTCATCGATTGGGCGAAGGACGCCCAGTGGCAGTGGGAAGTGACCCGAGGCGAGGTGGAGTCAGCAAGGCGGCAGAG TGGCGAGATTCGGGATTGATGGATCCGACTCCCGACGCTGCGAGCCCGTGTTGCCCAGATCTTGACGACGGCGAGCCGAGGTTGCCTACGGGCGGCGGGTGGCGCTCCCGTGGCGAGGATGGCGGGGCCTGGTCGGATCCGGGCGGATCTGGCCGGGATGGATATATTTCTGGCggatttggcttggaggcagccGGATCTGGCGAGATTGAGGGCCGATGGCGCCATGGTCCTCCTGGAGATCCCTGCTCACCGAGAAAGAGAGACAGAGGTGAGAGgagatcaagatga